CTTTTTCCATAAGCATTTCGAGCTTCTGGAGAATGGTCTGTTCCGGTGTTGTCCGCAGGTTCGTAAAATATACCTTTGCTTTATCCATAAACATTATGTCCCTTTCCGGCTTCTATTTCCTTTTTATAGTCACTCCACATTTTTTGGCGCAGTTCAGCCATTGCAGCGTAGTTTTTCTCTATCTCAGCATTGAGCTGCTTAATATTGGCCGTTTCTTCCAAAATTCAGCCCTCCTTCTTCTTCAGTTAAAGACCATACTCTCGTTAAACTGGTCCATTATATATTGTTCTTATAATTCGTTTAATATTTTCTTTCGAAATCAGCAATTATTATGCCCGCATTATAATGTTCAAAGTTTCTTTTCGATCGATGCAAAATTAATATAAGAAAAATTTCTCAGACATGATTTTCTTTTAGTCAAAAAAGGTTAATAAGTATATACTCTTTTACTCATCGTCCCTCGTCGTCGAGACGATAAAAACATCTCAATGTTGAACATGCAGATTATCATCAGTCAATTTTAATTTCACGTATATCTGATCTTTCTGTATAATACTGGGGAAGAACAGGTCATCTTCTGTATGGAAATTTAACAATTGGGGGTTTGAAAATGACGCTTAAAAATGTATCCGCTCCGATAAAAAAAGATAAACTTGGCGGAACCGGAGAGGGCAGCGCAAATACCTATCCCGTTCCTATCCCTGACCAGAACGGGGCCTTCGTCATGGCAACAAGGCTTGAGCTTGACCCATGCGCATCTGTTGGCTATCACAAACATTCCGATGATGAAGAGGTCTATTTCATAATGTCGGGAGACGGACTCTATTGTGAAGAGGGAGTTGAGGAAAAGGTCTCTGTAGGTGACATTCGGCTATGCAGGAGGGGCAACTCCCATGGAATAAGGAACATCGGAGAAGATCCGCTCGTGCTGTGCGCCGCGATAGCTAAAAGGGGCTAGTCCGGCGATCTCAAAAAATATCTTGACCTCGCAAAGGACTTCGCGCAAACAGGACATAGCTCATTTGCATCAGCTGAAGCTATGTTCTGTCAGGTTTATATAAACAGCAACCTGGTTAAAGTTTTTTCTGCATATACTTGAAACATGTGACTAAGGAAGAGTCGAGCCTTATGAGGGACGGAAGCATGAGGTCAGCCTCTTTCATTTCCCAGACTCTGCTGTTTTTTACTGCCGGTATATTTTTGAACCTTGGATCTTTCATTATCGCATCTTTTGATACGGCAGGCATGCCGCGCCCGTTATCAGTGAGCGTGATTATCACATCTATTAAGTTACCAGTCCTGGCAAGTCTCTGCGGCCCGTAAAAGACAAACTGAGGATCCCTCTCTACGGGTATGCAATCGGTTCCCACGATCGGGGCGCCTCCTGCTGCGATTATAAGCTTTGCTCCCCATGAATCAGGGGCACAGGACGAAAAATCTGCCGCAGCAACGACAAAAACTCTTGGCATGGCCATCTTGTCTGCTCGAAGCTTAGCCCTGTGTAGAATTTTTTCCGAAAAAATCAACGCCCGGGCCGCATCGCGTGATCGGCCGGAAAGGGCACCAAGTTTGTCAAGGTATTCCCCCATTTGTCCCCATTTAGGTCTATTGAGTACAACATAAGGCACCTTTGACATGTCCAGTTCTTTGAGCAGTGTTTTATTTTTTTCTGCCCAAGATGTTTCAAGCAGGACAAGGTCAGGTTTTTGCTCGATTATCTGCTCTGCAGATGGATTTCTTGACAACCTTGGAACACCTTTAAAAACCCATCTGGAATCTGT
The Synergistaceae bacterium genome window above contains:
- a CDS encoding cupin domain-containing protein; translation: MTLKNVSAPIKKDKLGGTGEGSANTYPVPIPDQNGAFVMATRLELDPCASVGYHKHSDDEEVYFIMSGDGLYCEEGVEEKVSVGDIRLCRRGNSHGIRNIGEDPLVLCAAIAKRG
- a CDS encoding ABC transporter substrate-binding protein, with product MKRNVELPAPAVRIVCLSEAHTENLVAIRGVRQLAGVVFSTDSRWVFKGVPRLSRNPSAEQIIEQKPDLVLLETSWAEKNKTLLKELDMSKVPYVVLNRPKWGQMGEYLDKLGALSGRSRDAARALIFSEKILHRAKLRADKMAMPRVFVVAAADFSSCAPDSWGAKLIIAAGGAPIVGTDCIPVERDPQFVFYGPQRLARTGNLIDVIITLTDNGRGMPAVSKDAIMKDPRFKNIPAVKNSRVWEMKEADLMLPSLIRLDSSLVTCFKYMQKKL